A region of Thermococcus piezophilus DNA encodes the following proteins:
- a CDS encoding geranylgeranyl reductase family protein, whose product MKYDVLIIGGGPVGNYLANLLARDFSVAVVEKKGSFGGKACTGIIGAENFERLGLPEEAILNKLRGAVFYSRIQSFEIERKSPQAYLVDRKILEKSLAEKAAKRGVDYYMGTTFLGFKNGRAVLQRFGERFEIEAGFYVGADGVSSTVAKAIGAQTNAEFLSGYEVEVVGDFPRKDFVEVWVNKDINKEFFFWVAPVNEGLARVGTFGSLDALYRFLKIRMLKPNAVVEFKAGSVGFGVRKPWIRGNVALIGDAALQIKPTTAGGIVYGMICAHALRSALIEGRPKEYEKLCKSIKRQISFGLRFRKVFKGLSQDDIEKVFEVLGSEEAKEVIESQADFDDHVKTAKAIIRRPKLLAKLLRISPSIVRYLV is encoded by the coding sequence ATGAAGTACGACGTTCTTATAATCGGTGGTGGACCCGTTGGCAATTATCTCGCTAACCTGCTCGCGAGGGACTTCAGCGTCGCGGTGGTGGAGAAGAAGGGCTCCTTCGGAGGAAAAGCCTGCACTGGCATAATAGGAGCCGAGAACTTCGAGAGGCTCGGTCTTCCGGAGGAGGCCATCCTCAACAAGCTTAGGGGAGCAGTCTTCTACTCCAGAATACAGAGCTTCGAGATTGAGAGAAAATCACCGCAAGCTTACCTTGTCGACAGAAAAATCCTTGAGAAAAGCCTCGCTGAGAAGGCCGCTAAGCGTGGAGTGGACTATTACATGGGCACGACTTTCCTAGGCTTCAAGAACGGAAGGGCCGTTCTTCAGAGGTTCGGCGAGAGGTTTGAGATTGAAGCTGGCTTCTATGTCGGCGCCGACGGCGTGAGCAGCACCGTGGCGAAGGCCATTGGAGCTCAGACAAACGCCGAGTTCCTGAGTGGCTACGAGGTTGAAGTAGTCGGTGACTTCCCGAGGAAGGACTTCGTTGAGGTGTGGGTGAACAAGGACATAAACAAGGAGTTCTTCTTCTGGGTTGCGCCGGTTAACGAAGGTCTAGCAAGGGTCGGAACCTTCGGAAGCCTCGATGCACTCTACAGGTTCCTCAAGATCAGGATGCTCAAGCCGAACGCTGTGGTCGAGTTCAAGGCAGGAAGCGTCGGTTTTGGTGTGAGAAAGCCCTGGATAAGGGGGAATGTGGCGCTTATAGGCGATGCGGCACTTCAGATAAAGCCCACCACGGCGGGGGGAATAGTGTACGGGATGATCTGCGCCCACGCCCTCAGAAGCGCCCTTATCGAAGGCAGGCCCAAGGAATACGAAAAGCTGTGCAAGAGCATAAAAAGACAGATATCCTTTGGGCTCCGCTTCAGGAAAGTCTTCAAAGGCCTGAGTCAGGATGACATCGAAAAGGTTTTTGAGGTTCTCGGAAGTGAGGAGGCAAAGGAAGTAATAGAGAGCCAGGCCGACTTCGACGACCATGTTAAGACCGCCAAAGCCATAATTAGAAGGCCGAAGCTCCTCGCGAAGCTCCTGAGGATAAGCCCGAGCATCGTCAGGTACCTTGTGTGA
- a CDS encoding ASCH domain-containing protein has protein sequence MATWRMGLQEEYLKAIAEGRKKVEGRLYDEKRQGIKPGDTIIFENKLMVVVKDIRVYSSFREMLEKEGLENVLPGVDSIEGGVKVYRKFYSEDKEKKYGVAALEVEPIGWVGEPLE, from the coding sequence ATGGCAACGTGGAGAATGGGTCTTCAGGAGGAGTACCTCAAGGCGATAGCCGAGGGCAGGAAGAAGGTCGAGGGAAGACTCTACGACGAGAAGAGGCAGGGAATAAAGCCAGGCGATACGATAATCTTCGAGAACAAGCTCATGGTGGTCGTGAAGGACATCAGAGTTTACTCCTCCTTCAGAGAGATGCTTGAGAAAGAGGGCCTTGAGAACGTCCTGCCTGGAGTAGATAGCATCGAAGGAGGCGTGAAGGTTTACAGAAAGTTCTACAGCGAGGATAAGGAGAAGAAGTACGGTGTCGCGGCCCTGGAGGTAGAGCCTATTGGGTGGGTTGGGGAGCCGCTGGAGTGA
- a CDS encoding terpene cyclase/mutase family protein yields the protein MRLVEEIKSKQNSDGSFPAIIIDDYPKQEGELFYWEFSKAAETGLAIIALLEAGESPDSDVIAKATEFLRKNETEDHWTSTVYLYWEETRINLVKESPSIVATAYAVVALSRLDTTSPGNRNG from the coding sequence TTGAGGCTGGTTGAGGAGATAAAATCGAAGCAAAACTCCGACGGATCTTTTCCGGCGATAATCATCGACGACTATCCTAAGCAGGAGGGGGAGCTGTTCTACTGGGAATTTTCAAAGGCAGCCGAAACCGGGCTTGCAATAATCGCTCTCCTCGAAGCTGGTGAGAGCCCGGACTCAGATGTCATAGCTAAAGCCACAGAATTCCTCCGGAAGAACGAGACTGAAGACCACTGGACGAGCACCGTCTATCTTTACTGGGAGGAAACGAGAATCAACTTGGTCAAGGAGTCGCCGAGCATTGTGGCGACGGCTTACGCCGTTGTGGCGCTCTCAAGGCTGGATACGACGTCTCCCGGGAATAGGAATGGATAG
- a CDS encoding carboxypeptidase M32 produces the protein MEEVFQNETIKQILAKYRRIWAISHAQSVLGWDMEVNMPREGILERSVAQGELSVLSQEFLLRPDFVELVEKAKGIEDLNEYERGVVRVLDRSIRISKSFPPEFLREMSEVTSQATKAWENAKRTNDYSKFESWLDRIIDLAKRAADYLGYEDEPYDALLDLFEEGTTTRDVERMFKKLEKELKPLLEKIMEEGKVPQSHPLEKEKYEREQMERVNLWILEKFGFPLGVRSRLDVSAHPFTTEFGIRDVRITTRYEGYDFRRTILSTVHEFGHALYELQQDERFMFSPIAGGVSLGIHESQSRFWENIIGRSREFAELIHPVLKENLPFMANYTPKDVYLYFNMVRPDFIRTESDVVTYNFHILLRFKLERMMLNEGVKAKDLPELWNEEMERLLGIRPKNYTEGILQDIHWAHGTVGYFPTYSIGTLLSAQIYYHMKRDIPDFEEKVARAEFEPINAWLREKIHRWGSIYPPKELLKKAIGEELNPDYFVRWVKERYL, from the coding sequence ATGGAGGAAGTCTTCCAGAACGAAACCATCAAGCAGATTCTCGCCAAGTACAGGCGCATCTGGGCCATTAGCCACGCCCAGAGCGTTCTCGGCTGGGACATGGAGGTTAACATGCCTAGAGAGGGCATACTAGAGCGCTCTGTTGCCCAGGGCGAGCTTTCCGTCCTTAGCCAGGAGTTCCTTCTAAGGCCTGACTTTGTCGAGCTCGTCGAGAAGGCGAAGGGAATCGAAGACCTCAACGAGTACGAGCGCGGCGTCGTTCGCGTCCTCGACCGCTCAATCAGGATAAGCAAGTCTTTCCCACCCGAGTTCCTCCGGGAGATGAGTGAGGTAACGAGCCAGGCAACAAAAGCATGGGAAAATGCTAAAAGAACCAACGACTACTCCAAGTTCGAGTCCTGGCTCGACAGAATCATAGACCTCGCCAAGAGGGCTGCTGACTACCTCGGCTACGAGGACGAGCCCTACGATGCCCTGCTCGACCTCTTTGAGGAGGGGACAACCACCAGAGACGTCGAAAGGATGTTCAAAAAGCTGGAGAAGGAGCTCAAGCCGCTCCTCGAAAAAATAATGGAGGAGGGAAAGGTCCCGCAGAGCCATCCGCTCGAAAAGGAAAAGTACGAGAGGGAGCAGATGGAGCGCGTTAACCTCTGGATTCTGGAGAAGTTCGGCTTCCCGCTCGGCGTCCGCTCGAGGCTTGACGTCTCGGCCCATCCGTTTACCACAGAGTTTGGCATAAGGGACGTCAGGATAACGACCAGATACGAGGGCTACGACTTCAGGAGGACCATACTGAGCACCGTCCACGAGTTCGGTCATGCCCTCTACGAGCTCCAGCAGGATGAGCGCTTCATGTTCAGCCCAATCGCTGGAGGCGTCTCCCTTGGAATCCACGAGAGCCAGAGCAGGTTCTGGGAGAACATAATCGGAAGGAGCAGGGAGTTTGCCGAGCTGATTCATCCCGTGCTCAAGGAGAACCTGCCCTTCATGGCCAACTACACGCCCAAGGATGTTTACCTCTACTTCAACATGGTCAGGCCGGACTTCATCAGGACCGAGTCCGACGTTGTAACCTACAACTTCCACATACTCCTTCGCTTCAAGCTCGAGAGGATGATGCTCAACGAGGGTGTCAAGGCGAAAGACCTCCCCGAGCTCTGGAACGAGGAGATGGAGAGGCTCCTCGGCATAAGGCCCAAGAATTACACCGAGGGAATACTCCAGGACATCCACTGGGCCCATGGTACTGTCGGCTACTTCCCGACCTACAGCATCGGAACGCTCCTTTCAGCGCAGATATACTACCACATGAAGAGGGACATTCCGGACTTCGAGGAGAAGGTTGCTAGAGCCGAGTTCGAGCCCATCAATGCCTGGCTGAGGGAGAAGATACACCGCTGGGGTAGTATCTACCCACCGAAGGAGCTCTTAAAGAAGGCCATCGGCGAGGAGCTGAACCCGGACTACTTCGTCCGCTGGGTGAAGGAGAGGTATCTGTGA
- a CDS encoding carbohydrate kinase family protein gives MRMDLVVLGHVSIDHLRFPGREEILLSGGAAAAVATSAALAGAKVGLVTKVGEDFPKEWLEKLSLVLDVRGVQVLPGRTIHIYMIYHEDGSVDAPVDMGVAQAMGETPIPEEYLKAELFHIAPIPPEEQLKAIKRLEGKRISLDFNPTYMEDYERKTELMKEIVSRVEVIFPNEKEALTITKAETVEEAARILHDWSAKLVVITRSERGVLIYDGTFKEFPALPINPEEIVDPTGAGDAFAGGFLAGYSKGAPLEECVRTGLERAREILKKMGSWSIEV, from the coding sequence ATGAGGATGGATCTCGTCGTGCTCGGTCATGTCTCAATAGACCACCTCAGGTTTCCAGGCAGGGAGGAGATACTCCTTTCGGGAGGAGCTGCAGCGGCAGTAGCGACTTCCGCGGCCCTAGCAGGGGCTAAGGTGGGCCTCGTTACCAAGGTGGGGGAGGATTTCCCGAAGGAGTGGCTGGAGAAGCTCTCATTGGTCCTCGACGTTAGAGGCGTTCAGGTTCTCCCGGGAAGGACGATACACATCTACATGATATACCACGAGGACGGAAGCGTGGATGCACCCGTTGACATGGGAGTTGCCCAGGCCATGGGGGAAACGCCCATTCCCGAGGAATACCTCAAAGCCGAACTCTTCCACATAGCCCCAATTCCCCCAGAGGAGCAGCTGAAAGCCATCAAAAGGCTCGAAGGGAAAAGGATAAGCCTCGACTTCAACCCGACCTACATGGAAGACTACGAGAGGAAAACCGAACTTATGAAGGAGATAGTCTCGCGCGTTGAGGTTATCTTCCCCAACGAGAAGGAGGCGTTAACGATAACGAAAGCCGAGACCGTGGAGGAAGCCGCGAGGATTCTCCACGACTGGAGCGCAAAGCTGGTGGTCATCACAAGGAGCGAGAGGGGAGTTTTAATCTACGATGGAACCTTTAAAGAGTTCCCGGCACTCCCAATAAACCCCGAGGAGATCGTGGATCCGACCGGGGCTGGAGATGCATTCGCGGGCGGCTTCCTGGCGGGATACTCGAAGGGAGCACCTCTTGAGGAATGCGTTAGAACGGGTCTTGAAAGAGCCCGCGAGATCCTCAAAAAGATGGGGAGCTGGAGCATAGAGGTTTAG
- a CDS encoding DUF58 domain-containing protein gives MMITEKAEQILIALWLIVLFAFLLLRWEMVYLVLPVLWLLFIAVFFFKPSLNVEIERIIPHDRFLEDTEVEIRLRIKSHERIPSLKLVEDIPPGLELVEGSREHVLSLKTGEERTLRYKVRIKRGIHEFNWVELSYRDPFGFFKVDKKIELYTEIVGVPIIEGVPTPYSTRGTKITVGPLPSPRVGEGVEFHAIRDYQPGDPLKIINWKATARTGKIMANEYESERKVDVVFIVDSSYTGELVFDYLVRAAASLMLDALNNGTSFGLLLAEEVPLWIRVDYGKRHFFKCVDFLSTAKPDKNNLIGYQVEHLIKSRFPARAQLLYFSPLLTEESREALKTMARYGYNVVVISPNSYTALEPKSREEELALKLLSLQRKAILRKMAAYGIIIDWDVRKPLKSAIAEVIGI, from the coding sequence ATGATGATCACCGAGAAGGCCGAGCAGATACTGATAGCCCTGTGGCTTATCGTCCTCTTTGCCTTTCTCTTGCTCCGCTGGGAGATGGTTTACCTCGTTCTTCCAGTTCTCTGGCTGCTCTTCATAGCCGTTTTCTTCTTCAAGCCCAGCTTGAACGTTGAGATAGAGCGTATCATTCCCCATGATCGCTTTCTAGAGGACACCGAAGTCGAGATCCGGCTCAGGATAAAGTCCCATGAGAGGATCCCGAGCCTTAAGCTTGTGGAGGACATACCGCCCGGCCTTGAGCTCGTCGAAGGGAGCAGGGAACACGTGCTCTCCCTGAAGACGGGCGAGGAGAGGACGCTTAGATATAAGGTCCGTATAAAGCGTGGAATCCACGAGTTCAACTGGGTCGAGCTCAGCTACCGTGACCCCTTTGGCTTCTTCAAGGTTGATAAGAAGATTGAGCTCTACACGGAAATCGTGGGCGTTCCCATAATCGAGGGCGTCCCCACCCCATACTCCACAAGAGGAACAAAGATAACCGTCGGTCCACTGCCGTCGCCAAGGGTCGGCGAAGGTGTCGAGTTCCACGCGATAAGGGATTACCAGCCCGGTGACCCGCTCAAGATAATCAACTGGAAGGCCACCGCGAGGACTGGGAAGATAATGGCCAACGAGTACGAGAGCGAGAGGAAGGTGGACGTCGTCTTCATCGTCGATTCCTCCTATACGGGAGAGCTCGTCTTTGACTATCTTGTCCGCGCTGCTGCCTCGCTCATGCTCGACGCCCTTAACAACGGCACGAGCTTCGGTTTGCTACTGGCTGAAGAAGTCCCCCTCTGGATCAGGGTGGACTACGGAAAGAGGCACTTCTTCAAGTGCGTTGACTTTCTCAGCACCGCAAAGCCGGACAAGAACAACCTGATTGGCTATCAGGTTGAGCACCTCATAAAGTCCCGCTTCCCAGCGAGGGCTCAGCTGCTGTACTTCTCGCCCCTTCTGACGGAAGAGAGCAGGGAGGCGCTTAAAACCATGGCGAGGTACGGCTACAACGTCGTTGTCATAAGTCCCAACTCATACACGGCCCTCGAGCCGAAGAGCAGGGAAGAGGAGCTCGCATTGAAGCTTCTCAGCCTTCAGAGAAAGGCCATACTGAGGAAGATGGCAGCTTATGGAATAATAATCGACTGGGATGTCAGGAAGCCCCTTAAATCCGCCATCGCCGAGGTGATTGGGATATGA
- a CDS encoding AAA family ATPase, with translation MKVEEVSLKGNLVLEEVKKAIVGKDEVLKLILTTILADGHILLEDLPGLAKTLMAKSFAKALGVDFKRVQFTPDLLPSDILGVSVFNQKTLEFEFKKGPIFTNILLADEINRAPPKTQSALLEAMQERQVTVEGKTYELPKPFIVIATQNPIEQEGTYPLPEAQLDRFLVRLRVGYPSKGEEIEILRRRMARKKEEVDINSILTPEEVVEMQRAIEDVYVSDAILEYITDIVIATREDRKEIEVGASPRGSLALLKLSRAYAALGGRDYVIPDDVKEIAVPALSHRFILKRELWYTKVSQESIMEKLIERVPVPKFE, from the coding sequence ATGAAGGTAGAAGAGGTAAGCCTGAAGGGTAATCTGGTCTTGGAAGAGGTCAAAAAGGCCATAGTAGGAAAGGACGAGGTGCTCAAGCTAATCCTGACGACCATATTAGCCGACGGTCACATACTGCTCGAGGATCTTCCGGGTCTCGCAAAGACCCTGATGGCGAAGAGCTTCGCCAAGGCTTTGGGTGTTGACTTCAAGCGCGTTCAGTTCACTCCAGACCTGCTTCCGAGTGACATTCTTGGCGTGAGCGTCTTCAACCAGAAAACGCTCGAGTTCGAGTTCAAGAAGGGGCCGATATTCACCAACATCCTCCTCGCTGACGAGATAAACCGTGCCCCTCCGAAGACCCAGAGCGCTCTCCTCGAGGCAATGCAGGAGAGACAGGTCACAGTGGAGGGTAAGACCTACGAGCTGCCCAAGCCCTTCATAGTTATAGCCACCCAGAACCCAATAGAGCAGGAGGGAACCTATCCCCTGCCAGAGGCCCAGCTCGACAGGTTTCTGGTCAGGCTCCGCGTCGGTTACCCTAGCAAGGGTGAGGAGATAGAGATACTCCGCAGGAGGATGGCCAGAAAGAAGGAGGAGGTGGATATAAACTCCATCCTTACTCCTGAGGAAGTCGTGGAGATGCAGAGGGCAATCGAGGATGTCTACGTCAGCGACGCCATCCTTGAGTACATAACGGACATCGTCATCGCCACCCGAGAGGACAGAAAGGAGATAGAGGTCGGTGCCTCTCCGAGGGGAAGCCTTGCTCTCCTCAAGCTCTCCCGCGCCTATGCCGCACTCGGGGGCAGGGACTACGTGATTCCCGACGATGTTAAAGAGATAGCCGTTCCTGCCCTGAGCCACAGGTTCATCCTCAAGCGCGAGCTCTGGTACACCAAGGTCAGCCAGGAGAGCATCATGGAGAAGCTCATTGAGCGCGTTCCCGTTCCCAAATTTGAGTGA
- a CDS encoding DUF4129 domain-containing protein — MSTRVKFLAFFGLLFSLMTLMLNYGATTSEVSKGNEAKFTGILLVLLALVGLIIIIEVFLSWRDIPQKRKNLYRFNEALYYILWALSAVGVVFISYGIKNMRIQPLPINASNNTSSVGTVTAPTPVYHNSTLTPGNEMFPTTFALYLALLAALAGFLYFTLVYYREALKKRKRKEMKLRAELFDKKLDELGLDMFSDPREAVVGIYKNAVLWLEVLGIPYRESWTHWEHAERVRYMHDAFVDLTRLFEKAKYAPEKVTWDDAKRALDVYRKMRGGLSEAQ, encoded by the coding sequence ATGTCCACCAGGGTAAAATTTCTAGCTTTCTTTGGACTGCTGTTTTCATTGATGACCCTTATGCTCAACTACGGCGCTACAACCTCTGAGGTTTCTAAGGGAAATGAGGCCAAATTTACAGGCATTCTCCTCGTTCTTCTTGCACTGGTGGGTCTTATAATTATCATTGAGGTTTTCCTGAGCTGGAGGGATATTCCCCAGAAGAGAAAGAACCTGTACCGCTTTAATGAAGCTCTTTATTATATCCTCTGGGCACTGAGCGCGGTTGGGGTCGTCTTTATATCCTACGGCATCAAAAACATGAGGATTCAGCCCCTTCCAATCAACGCATCCAACAACACCTCCTCAGTAGGAACAGTCACCGCTCCGACACCGGTTTACCACAACTCAACCCTTACCCCCGGAAACGAGATGTTTCCCACTACGTTTGCTCTCTATCTTGCACTGCTGGCTGCCCTCGCTGGCTTTCTCTACTTCACCCTGGTTTACTACCGTGAGGCTCTCAAGAAGAGGAAAAGGAAAGAGATGAAGCTCAGAGCGGAGCTGTTCGATAAAAAGCTCGACGAGCTCGGCCTTGACATGTTCAGCGACCCTAGAGAGGCTGTTGTTGGTATATACAAGAACGCCGTTCTCTGGCTTGAGGTTCTGGGTATTCCCTACAGGGAGAGCTGGACTCACTGGGAGCACGCCGAGCGCGTTAGGTACATGCACGACGCCTTCGTCGATCTCACGAGACTCTTCGAAAAGGCCAAGTACGCTCCGGAGAAGGTAACCTGGGACGATGCAAAAAGGGCGCTTGATGTTTACAGGAAGATGAGGGGCGGGCTGAGTGAGGCTCAATAA
- a CDS encoding DUF2118 family protein translates to MERMPKLYVEVPKEGCIENNKASRDCLIIMDNVEVWLRKGESVPEFVDIEKAKFLAKEVYDRFYLYVDRLEGRMEVDAVLALPDGRTRIYLKKGDELLLLPVEGFSKTLIANVGNRVRTGDAFAAVTTKKGEVHYLKPPKTGTVVFIDEITNRPHYVYYILPEE, encoded by the coding sequence ATGGAGAGGATGCCAAAGCTTTACGTTGAAGTCCCCAAGGAGGGGTGTATCGAAAACAACAAGGCTTCGAGGGACTGCCTCATCATCATGGACAATGTTGAGGTCTGGCTGAGGAAGGGTGAGAGCGTTCCAGAGTTCGTCGACATCGAGAAGGCCAAGTTCCTCGCCAAGGAAGTCTACGACAGGTTCTACCTTTACGTGGACAGGCTCGAGGGCAGGATGGAGGTGGATGCCGTTCTCGCCCTTCCCGATGGCAGGACGAGGATATATCTGAAGAAAGGTGACGAGCTACTTCTACTTCCCGTTGAGGGGTTCAGCAAAACGCTGATAGCCAACGTGGGCAATCGTGTTAGAACGGGAGATGCCTTCGCAGCGGTAACGACAAAGAAGGGCGAAGTCCACTACCTCAAGCCTCCTAAGACAGGGACGGTCGTCTTTATCGATGAGATAACCAATAGACCGCACTACGTCTACTACATTCTGCCCGAGGAGTAG
- a CDS encoding FKBP-type peptidyl-prolyl cis-trans isomerase: MKVEVGDFVVFNYIGRFEAGEIFDTSYEDVAKENGIYVEDREYGPLGVNVGVGEIIPGLDEALIGMEIGEKKTITIPPEKGYGMPNPELIIEVPITEFSNVGIEPIQGMYVMTDSGIAKITKVSEENVTLDFNHPLAGKTLIFEVKIVDIQKAEESETSELEA, from the coding sequence ATGAAAGTAGAAGTTGGAGATTTTGTAGTGTTTAATTATATCGGAAGGTTTGAGGCTGGAGAGATTTTTGACACGAGTTACGAGGACGTTGCAAAGGAAAATGGAATATATGTCGAGGATAGGGAATATGGACCCCTCGGCGTTAATGTCGGCGTCGGTGAGATAATTCCCGGCCTCGATGAGGCCCTTATTGGAATGGAAATCGGAGAAAAGAAAACCATCACGATACCGCCTGAGAAGGGCTACGGGATGCCGAACCCTGAACTTATCATAGAGGTGCCGATAACCGAGTTCTCAAACGTGGGCATAGAACCAATTCAGGGAATGTATGTTATGACCGACTCGGGGATCGCCAAGATAACAAAGGTCAGCGAAGAAAACGTTACACTCGACTTCAACCACCCGCTCGCGGGCAAAACCCTCATCTTTGAGGTCAAGATCGTGGACATACAAAAGGCAGAGGAATCAGAAACCTCCGAGCTGGAAGCTTGA
- a CDS encoding type II secretion system F family protein: MPRGISSISTKLVEKLLPEKWLKRYEVLVYSAGINFLAAEYLVVSFLVGIIVALIVDMFFTAAYAAVAFLALFFGMAFGYPHWKINKRIEEMERMLPDAFFYLASSLKAGISFSEALEELTTTKLGALTEEFKKTVAEIKKGRSTADALRAFAVRNRKSTVIYRSIMIIIEALERGAPMSDVLVFVGNDVREILRIKQERKASTGMQVMFFIITSGAIGPLILGIVSQVMKAMSIGEVTFPIDTIQTILLGFVILQAIVSGLGIGVIREGTFSAGLKYSLLLVVMGVVVFKGASSFQLGGF, encoded by the coding sequence ATGCCCCGAGGTATATCTTCAATTTCAACTAAACTCGTTGAAAAGCTTCTTCCAGAGAAGTGGCTGAAGCGTTATGAGGTGCTCGTATACTCCGCTGGAATAAACTTCCTAGCTGCTGAGTACCTCGTTGTTTCGTTTCTTGTTGGGATAATCGTTGCCCTCATAGTTGACATGTTCTTCACCGCAGCATACGCGGCCGTTGCGTTTTTGGCGCTGTTTTTTGGAATGGCGTTTGGCTATCCCCACTGGAAGATAAACAAGCGCATTGAAGAAATGGAGAGGATGCTTCCAGATGCCTTCTTCTATCTTGCCAGCTCTCTGAAGGCTGGTATATCCTTCTCTGAGGCCCTTGAAGAGCTTACTACTACCAAACTCGGGGCACTAACTGAGGAATTCAAAAAGACAGTGGCAGAAATAAAGAAGGGCCGCTCCACGGCCGACGCCCTCAGGGCCTTTGCCGTAAGGAACAGGAAGTCCACGGTTATATACAGATCCATAATGATTATAATTGAGGCCCTTGAAAGGGGTGCCCCGATGAGCGATGTCTTGGTCTTTGTTGGAAACGACGTCAGGGAAATACTCAGAATCAAGCAAGAGCGCAAGGCATCAACTGGCATGCAGGTGATGTTTTTCATAATTACCAGCGGAGCGATAGGCCCGCTGATCCTCGGAATAGTCTCGCAGGTAATGAAAGCCATGAGCATTGGGGAGGTCACATTTCCGATAGATACTATACAAACGATACTGCTTGGATTTGTTATCCTTCAGGCGATAGTTTCCGGCCTGGGAATAGGCGTCATACGAGAAGGAACGTTTTCAGCAGGCCTGAAGTACAGCCTGCTGCTCGTGGTCATGGGTGTTGTGGTCTTCAAGGGAGCTTCAAGCTTCCAGCTCGGAGGTTTCTGA
- a CDS encoding type II secretion system F family protein gives MGIVRAFADFLERLGGKTIEVAEKPIRRVPEGKSVQERLRVLKQLQKELKMEREFVETEEEIEEILEWRKQEIRNPFSERLAEAVLRYFTGPVESLTNSLKGLDQDLYRANILMPKDKYVALMLSVAVFAGIFGFLFAYLLYIPVDTSLLVGLLGFVGGFIYMRQYPKMVWKRRVIEVERAMPYALRHMASLLSAGVGISEAILSVARANYGVISEEFELIIRDMRTGSSFEEALSKFDEKMGSETVSRVVKQILRAVKFGGNLSEILYKLAEDFAFEYRMKLVEYVQKVNGIAFIYMFMTIVMPTMFVVGILAGSVMAQALIMPIETLAVILLFAFPTLSFIIVNMIKKGEPR, from the coding sequence GTGGGCATTGTTAGGGCTTTCGCTGACTTTCTGGAAAGACTGGGTGGAAAGACCATAGAGGTTGCGGAGAAGCCCATTAGAAGGGTTCCCGAGGGAAAGAGCGTTCAGGAACGATTGAGGGTACTCAAACAGCTTCAAAAAGAACTTAAAATGGAGAGAGAATTCGTAGAGACAGAGGAAGAAATAGAAGAAATCCTCGAGTGGAGAAAGCAGGAAATTCGGAATCCCTTCTCGGAGAGGCTCGCAGAGGCTGTGCTCCGCTATTTCACGGGTCCAGTTGAATCTCTCACCAACTCCCTCAAGGGCCTGGATCAGGATCTCTACCGTGCCAACATTCTTATGCCCAAGGATAAGTATGTCGCCCTCATGCTCAGTGTTGCGGTATTCGCGGGAATATTCGGATTTCTCTTCGCGTATCTCTTGTACATACCGGTAGATACTTCCCTACTGGTGGGTCTCTTGGGTTTTGTCGGTGGATTCATATACATGAGGCAGTATCCAAAAATGGTCTGGAAGCGTAGGGTAATTGAGGTTGAGAGGGCAATGCCGTACGCGCTCAGGCACATGGCTTCCCTCCTGAGTGCTGGTGTTGGCATCTCCGAAGCGATACTCTCCGTTGCTCGTGCTAATTACGGTGTTATCTCTGAAGAATTTGAGCTTATAATCAGGGATATGAGAACCGGCTCCTCTTTTGAGGAGGCACTTTCCAAGTTCGATGAGAAGATGGGTTCGGAAACCGTTAGTAGAGTTGTTAAGCAGATACTTAGGGCTGTAAAGTTCGGTGGAAACCTCTCGGAGATCCTATACAAGCTGGCCGAAGATTTTGCCTTTGAGTACAGAATGAAGCTGGTAGAGTACGTCCAGAAGGTCAATGGTATAGCGTTCATTTACATGTTCATGACGATAGTTATGCCGACGATGTTCGTTGTTGGAATACTGGCGGGTTCGGTGATGGCTCAGGCTCTCATAATGCCGATAGAAACCCTTGCGGTGATTCTGCTGTTCGCCTTCCCAACACTGTCTTTCATAATAGTCAACATGATTAAGAAGGGCGAGCCGAGGTGA